One Lentimicrobiaceae bacterium DNA segment encodes these proteins:
- a CDS encoding polysaccharide deacetylase family protein produces the protein MLIITNKITHRIKFIFELIFSDMLNIDIDFTTNIDDFNSYQGAKISYGVGSTNSNCYFYASSLLFEKHISPKLLDFGTYKNEPIIFCTSDENSLLPFDIFAASFYLVSRYEEYLPFEADAHDRFPAEESVALKNNFLHKPLVNIWVEWLRNILNEKFQSLKIQKLPFRYLPTIDVDSAFKYKHKGFIRNLGGIYSDLKNNSFSVFLKKLAERKDVILNKLPDPFNTFDVCIDLHKDFDKYPFYFILLADFSKNNPNISYSSWNFRNIIQQLSDYGNVGIHPSYQTFDNKNLMLEEINRLQDIISTKINSSRQHFLRFKLPETYHILIDNNITNDYSMGYSQHVGYRASIAYPFYFFDLSRDYKTNLMIHPFAVMDGALKPFVKTNESVNVVKQLVDELYEAGGVFTTVWHNHALTTDEDGTDWLNIYKEILNYLKQKQQ, from the coding sequence ATGCTGATAATTACAAATAAAATAACGCACCGCATTAAGTTTATTTTTGAACTTATATTTTCGGATATGCTCAATATAGACATTGATTTTACTACCAATATCGACGATTTTAATTCTTATCAAGGTGCAAAGATAAGCTACGGAGTTGGCTCTACTAACAGCAATTGCTACTTTTACGCTTCTTCCCTTTTATTTGAAAAACATATTTCGCCTAAACTTTTAGATTTCGGCACTTACAAAAACGAACCCATAATTTTCTGCACTTCCGATGAAAATTCGCTGTTGCCTTTCGATATTTTTGCAGCAAGTTTTTATTTAGTCAGTCGGTACGAAGAGTATTTGCCTTTTGAAGCCGATGCTCACGACAGATTTCCAGCGGAAGAAAGTGTCGCCTTAAAAAACAATTTCTTACACAAACCTTTGGTAAATATTTGGGTTGAATGGCTCAGAAATATTTTAAACGAAAAATTTCAATCGCTTAAAATTCAAAAATTGCCTTTCAGATATTTGCCCACAATTGATGTTGATTCTGCCTTTAAGTACAAGCATAAGGGATTTATCAGAAATTTAGGCGGTATTTATTCAGACCTGAAAAATAATTCGTTTAGCGTATTTTTGAAAAAACTTGCCGAACGTAAAGATGTGATTTTAAACAAGTTACCCGACCCTTTCAATACTTTTGATGTTTGCATTGACTTGCACAAAGATTTTGACAAATATCCTTTTTACTTCATATTGTTAGCCGATTTCTCAAAAAACAATCCTAATATTTCCTATTCTAGTTGGAATTTCAGAAATATTATTCAGCAGTTATCCGATTACGGCAATGTGGGTATTCACCCGTCGTATCAAACTTTTGATAATAAGAATTTGATGTTGGAAGAAATAAACCGACTTCAAGACATAATTAGTACGAAAATCAACTCGTCGCGGCAACATTTTTTGCGTTTCAAATTACCCGAAACTTACCATATTTTAATCGACAATAATATCACAAACGATTATTCTATGGGTTATTCGCAACATGTGGGTTACAGAGCTTCCATAGCTTATCCGTTTTATTTCTTCGATTTGTCTCGCGACTACAAAACCAACCTGATGATACATCCGTTTGCCGTTATGGACGGTGCTTTGAAACCGTTTGTAAAAACCAACGAAAGTGTAAATGTTGTAAAACAATTGGTAGATGAGCTTTACGAAGCCGGCGGAGTTTTTACTACCGTGTGGCATAACCACGCACTGACAACAGACGAAGACGGAACCGACTGGCTTAATATTTACAAAGAGATTTTAAATTATTTGAAACAAAAACAACAATGA
- a CDS encoding sodium:solute symporter, producing MTPNIILICFVVYTAILFVVTWITARRADSEGFYIGNRSSPWYVVAYGMIGASLSGVTFMSVPGWVGETQFTYLMVVLGYLFGYAVIATILLPLYYKLNLTSIYTYLEKRFGFWSYKTGSFFFIISRVIGASFRMFLVVNVLQVFMFDAWNVPFGVTVLIFIILIILYTFKGGVKTIIWTDTLQTTFMLLAVGLTIYFISKELHFSANEMFAQVFNSEYSKVIETDWHSPRHYLKQFFSGMFITIVMTGLDQEMMQKNLSCRNIKSAQKNMFTFSFILVIVNFMFLILGALLYIYASSKSITLPLRSDDLFPHIAFEHLGVVAGIVFFIGLISAAYPSADGALTSLTSSFTIDILGLSKRDDLNEKEKRKIRYGVHFAFATVILIVIVVFRAINNQAVIDKLFTIAGYTYGPLLGLYAFGLFTKFNLKDKYVPVVAVICPIISILLDEFSEQLLWGYNFGFEILLVNGFLTFMGLLMIRKRGERAEFTR from the coding sequence TTGACACCAAATATTATTCTAATTTGTTTTGTAGTATATACGGCAATATTGTTCGTAGTAACGTGGATAACCGCTCGTAGAGCCGACAGCGAGGGCTTTTACATAGGAAACCGTTCTTCGCCTTGGTATGTTGTTGCCTACGGCATGATTGGAGCATCGCTTTCGGGAGTAACCTTTATGTCGGTTCCGGGTTGGGTTGGCGAAACACAGTTTACCTACCTTATGGTTGTGTTGGGATATTTATTCGGATACGCCGTAATAGCCACTATCTTACTACCACTTTATTATAAACTGAATCTGACTTCAATATACACTTATTTGGAAAAACGTTTCGGATTTTGGTCGTACAAAACAGGTTCGTTTTTCTTTATAATTTCCAGAGTAATTGGTGCTTCATTCCGTATGTTTTTGGTTGTAAACGTGTTGCAAGTATTCATGTTCGATGCATGGAATGTACCTTTTGGCGTTACGGTTTTAATTTTTATTATACTGATTATTTTATACACTTTTAAAGGCGGTGTAAAAACCATAATTTGGACTGATACCTTGCAAACAACATTTATGCTTTTGGCTGTGGGACTTACAATTTATTTCATCAGTAAGGAACTGCATTTTAGTGCTAATGAAATGTTTGCACAAGTTTTTAACAGCGAATATTCAAAAGTAATTGAAACCGACTGGCACAGTCCGCGACATTATTTAAAGCAGTTTTTTAGCGGCATGTTTATAACCATTGTTATGACCGGCTTAGACCAAGAAATGATGCAGAAAAATTTGAGTTGCCGTAATATTAAATCGGCACAAAAAAACATGTTTACGTTTAGCTTTATCCTAGTCATAGTTAACTTCATGTTTTTGATTTTGGGTGCTTTGTTGTACATTTACGCTAGTTCAAAAAGCATAACATTGCCTTTGCGTTCCGACGACCTTTTCCCGCATATAGCTTTTGAACATCTTGGTGTTGTTGCCGGAATAGTGTTTTTTATTGGTCTTATCTCGGCAGCTTATCCCAGCGCCGACGGAGCTTTAACATCGCTTACAAGTTCCTTTACAATTGATATTTTAGGACTAAGCAAGCGCGACGACCTAAACGAAAAGGAAAAACGAAAAATCCGTTACGGAGTTCATTTCGCTTTCGCAACTGTTATTCTGATAGTTATTGTTGTGTTCAGAGCCATAAACAACCAGGCGGTTATTGACAAACTATTTACCATAGCCGGATACACCTACGGTCCTTTGTTAGGTTTATACGCCTTCGGATTGTTTACCAAGTTCAACCTAAAAGATAAATACGTACCCGTTGTTGCTGTTATCTGTCCTATTATCAGTATTTTGCTTGATGAATTTTCCGAACAATTGCTTTGGGGTTATAATTTCGGATTTGAAATATTATTAGTAAACGGATTTCTTACTTTCATGGGATTGTTAATGATAAGAAAACGTGGAGAAAGAGCGGAGTTTACGAGGTGA
- a CDS encoding HAD-IIIA family hydrolase: MIEITEGYSIFIDRDGVINKRIVGDYVKSVDEFEFLAGVLDAFAILSKLFSRIFVVTNQQGIGKGLMAIEQLNDIHNFMTDRIVKNGGRIDKIYFCPELKTSNSVMRKPSVGMALEARSDFPDVVFTKSVMVGDMCSDMLFGYRLGMLTAYVGNQSKITESDTFINHKFSDLLAFAKQIKKQ; encoded by the coding sequence ATGATTGAAATTACAGAAGGATATTCAATTTTTATTGATAGAGACGGAGTTATCAACAAGCGTATAGTCGGTGATTACGTAAAATCGGTTGATGAATTTGAATTTTTAGCCGGAGTATTGGATGCTTTCGCTATTTTGTCTAAACTTTTCAGCAGAATTTTTGTCGTTACCAATCAACAAGGCATAGGTAAAGGTCTTATGGCCATCGAGCAATTAAACGATATTCATAACTTTATGACCGACAGAATTGTTAAAAACGGCGGCAGAATAGATAAAATATATTTCTGTCCCGAACTCAAAACATCTAACAGTGTAATGCGTAAGCCATCGGTAGGAATGGCTCTTGAAGCTCGCAGCGATTTTCCCGATGTGGTTTTTACAAAAAGCGTTATGGTAGGCGATATGTGTTCGGATATGCTTTTCGGTTACCGCTTGGGCATGCTTACTGCGTATGTAGGCAATCAGAGCAAAATAACTGAATCCGATACATTTATCAATCATAAATTCTCGGATTTGCTGGCTTTTGCAAAGCAGATAAAAAAACAATAA
- a CDS encoding nucleotidyltransferase family protein codes for MNEAIILAGGKGTRLKSVLSDIPKCMAPVNEKPFLYFVLKYLQKYNVGKAYISVGYLREYVINNLNYNFDLQIQFVSELEPLGTGGAIKYALSHTKNDKVFVLNGDTIFNVNLTQMLDVHNTTQADITIATKTVEDISRYGSIDADKTGRIEKFVEKQANCHESGLINGGIYVLNRNVLLEIKDKVFSMENDFLKKYTQKYHFQSFKSDGEFLDIGIPSDYAKADEFIRNLNL; via the coding sequence ATGAACGAAGCTATTATACTTGCTGGCGGTAAAGGAACTCGACTTAAAAGCGTTTTGAGCGATATTCCCAAATGCATGGCTCCGGTCAATGAAAAGCCTTTTTTGTATTTCGTTTTAAAATATTTGCAAAAATACAATGTTGGTAAGGCGTACATCTCGGTTGGATATCTGCGAGAGTACGTAATCAATAATTTGAATTACAATTTTGATTTACAAATACAATTTGTTTCCGAACTTGAACCGCTTGGGACAGGCGGAGCAATCAAATACGCTTTAAGTCATACTAAAAACGATAAGGTTTTTGTCTTAAACGGCGACACAATTTTTAATGTTAACCTTACCCAAATGCTTGATGTTCATAATACTACGCAAGCAGATATTACAATTGCAACCAAAACGGTTGAAGATATTAGTCGCTACGGTAGCATTGATGCTGACAAAACCGGCAGAATTGAAAAATTTGTCGAAAAGCAAGCAAATTGCCACGAAAGCGGATTGATAAACGGTGGCATTTATGTTTTGAACAGAAATGTGCTTTTGGAAATCAAAGACAAAGTTTTTTCTATGGAAAATGATTTCTTGAAAAAATACACACAAAAATATCATTTCCAATCTTTTAAATCCGACGGAGAGTTTTTAGATATCGGAATTCCGTCCGACTACGCCAAAGCCGATGAATTTATTAGAAACCTGAACTTATGA
- a CDS encoding D-sedoheptulose 7-phosphate isomerase → MKSKVKDIIKSSIDVKNIILSSDKLPTVISDVTAEIINCYKNGGKVLFCGNGGSAADAQHLAAELSGRFYFDRPPLQAEALHVNTSYLTAVANDYSYNEVYSRMVKAVGKKGDIIVGISTSGNSANVVNAFKEANKLGMTCVALTGESGGEMKNHCKHLINVPSSDTPRIQEAHILIGHIICQLVEEELFANIRK, encoded by the coding sequence ATGAAATCAAAAGTAAAAGATATAATTAAAAGCAGTATAGATGTTAAAAACATTATTCTGAGCTCTGACAAGCTACCCACTGTCATTAGCGATGTTACTGCCGAAATAATAAATTGTTATAAGAACGGAGGTAAGGTTTTATTTTGTGGAAATGGAGGCAGCGCAGCCGATGCACAACATTTGGCAGCTGAACTTTCGGGACGCTTTTACTTTGATCGTCCACCATTGCAAGCCGAAGCTCTGCACGTTAACACTTCGTATCTGACGGCTGTAGCAAACGATTATTCGTATAACGAAGTCTATTCCCGAATGGTTAAAGCAGTCGGCAAAAAGGGTGATATAATTGTAGGAATAAGCACTTCGGGAAATTCGGCTAATGTTGTAAATGCTTTTAAAGAAGCCAACAAGCTAGGAATGACATGCGTGGCTCTTACAGGCGAAAGCGGCGGCGAAATGAAAAATCATTGCAAGCACCTTATCAACGTGCCTTCGAGCGATACACCACGTATTCAGGAGGCTCACATTCTTATAGGACACATTATTTGTCAGCTTGTTGAAGAAGAACTTTTTGCTAATATCAGAAAATAA
- a CDS encoding dehydrogenase has product MYIRAKAPLRISLAGGGTDVSPYSDIYGGAILNFTINRYAYTTIEPTNTNKIIIQLVDFKTNKISKIIFDSVEELPTDHAGVLVAGVYNRVVRDYVKKPLSFTITLAVDAPPGSGLGTSSAVVVSILGAFAEWFKLPFGDYDLANLAYSIEREDLKMAGGKQDQYAATFGGANYMEFYENNKVIVNPLRLDDEVLFELSNNLVLYNTETSRLSSKIIESQQRNVKSGNKDSIEAMHKLKEQVKEMKAALFSGNLLKIGHMLHSGWQYKKQMADEITNPSIDAVYQTAIEAGAVGGKISGAGGGGFFFFYCPGVVKYDVICALNKMGGKVLNFGFTQKGIETWTYKNK; this is encoded by the coding sequence ATGTACATTCGAGCAAAAGCACCATTACGAATTAGTTTAGCAGGCGGCGGTACAGATGTGTCCCCATATAGCGATATCTACGGCGGAGCGATATTAAATTTTACCATCAACCGATATGCATATACAACTATAGAACCAACCAATACCAATAAAATAATCATACAGTTGGTTGATTTTAAAACGAACAAAATAAGTAAAATAATTTTCGATTCGGTTGAGGAATTGCCGACCGATCATGCAGGAGTTTTGGTTGCAGGTGTGTACAACAGAGTAGTTAGAGATTATGTTAAAAAGCCATTGTCTTTCACAATTACTCTCGCTGTTGATGCACCTCCGGGTTCCGGATTGGGAACCTCATCGGCGGTGGTAGTGTCAATATTAGGAGCCTTTGCCGAGTGGTTTAAATTGCCTTTTGGTGATTACGATTTAGCAAATTTGGCATATTCAATAGAAAGAGAAGACTTGAAAATGGCAGGTGGCAAGCAAGACCAATATGCTGCAACATTTGGCGGAGCAAACTATATGGAATTTTACGAAAACAATAAGGTTATTGTTAATCCGTTAAGATTAGACGATGAGGTATTGTTTGAGCTCAGCAACAATTTGGTGTTATACAATACCGAAACCAGCAGATTGTCGAGTAAAATTATCGAAAGTCAGCAAAGAAATGTTAAGAGCGGTAACAAAGATTCTATTGAAGCGATGCATAAATTAAAAGAGCAAGTCAAAGAAATGAAGGCGGCTTTGTTTAGCGGCAACTTGTTGAAGATAGGGCATATGTTGCATTCGGGTTGGCAATACAAAAAACAAATGGCTGACGAGATAACCAATCCGTCTATCGATGCTGTGTACCAAACCGCTATCGAGGCGGGAGCTGTAGGCGGTAAAATAAGCGGAGCAGGAGGTGGAGGTTTCTTCTTTTTCTATTGTCCGGGAGTGGTAAAGTACGATGTTATTTGCGCTCTTAATAAGATGGGTGGAAAAGTACTCAATTTCGGATTTACTCAGAAAGGAATAGAAACTTGGACTTATAAAAACAAATAA
- a CDS encoding response regulator produces the protein MEQDIKILIVEDINATALYIKSSLENRLNLLEKPQIATTLEDAYELIKNNSFDIVLLDIRFPVGNSFDLLNKLKSDNLINFEIIFITGEGDKDYILKAIKYSAIDYLYKPLDIDELIEAINKATKRLMNSNYNQKVGVLLSMLNKGFEQNIEKVAFHVAQGGVEFVEVKKIIYLQADGVVTKVFIDDNNDPEKYITAHRNLGYYKDMLISDFNFLILSNSLLLNPQYIKRFVPKELSVTLSNGKVLFASRRYGKSLKEKFVSTKK, from the coding sequence ATGGAACAAGATATTAAAATACTGATTGTTGAAGATATAAATGCTACAGCTTTATACATTAAAAGTTCTTTGGAAAACAGGTTAAATTTGCTTGAAAAACCCCAAATAGCAACGACTTTGGAAGATGCTTACGAACTTATTAAAAATAACAGTTTCGATATTGTTTTGTTAGATATACGTTTTCCCGTAGGGAACAGTTTTGATTTGCTTAACAAACTCAAATCCGACAATCTTATTAATTTCGAAATCATATTTATTACAGGCGAAGGCGATAAAGATTACATTCTTAAAGCTATAAAGTATTCGGCAATAGATTATTTATACAAACCACTTGATATTGACGAACTTATTGAAGCTATAAACAAAGCGACCAAACGTTTAATGAATTCTAACTACAACCAGAAAGTTGGAGTTTTATTATCTATGTTAAACAAAGGTTTTGAGCAAAATATAGAAAAAGTGGCGTTTCATGTAGCCCAAGGAGGCGTTGAGTTTGTTGAAGTTAAAAAAATAATTTATCTGCAAGCCGATGGCGTAGTTACCAAAGTTTTTATAGACGACAATAACGACCCCGAAAAATACATTACAGCTCACCGAAACTTAGGCTATTACAAAGATATGCTCATCTCCGATTTTAACTTTTTAATTTTGAGCAACAGCCTATTACTCAATCCCCAATATATAAAGCGTTTTGTCCCGAAAGAATTATCCGTTACATTGTCAAATGGCAAAGTATTATTCGCTTCACGCAGATACGGCAAGAGTTTGAAGGAGAAATTTGTCAGCACTAAAAAGTAG
- a CDS encoding histidine kinase, protein MSLYFRITLIAILILCRFDYALFANIPYKQYTTNHGLPHVQVQRVFQDSKGYIWVGTKGGLAKFNGDSFETIINLEYVDFIGETNDGTVVIYTKDGVYTYKNFELKKILGRNIREDILVADKSFFLYGSGYIFEYNLDGIIINKFSTENQSIKFDYIVYNRVSREILFVSDGCLYSYCQDKLKLLDGTNGFKIVDIGSWGNELFYSHVRLSDREFEIRDIYSGVTYLKYIKDGSSVVVEKVNNFPVEKLLISIPRMFSCNILVYDYGNDIKYIERLLNLEYTFESILDLDGNIWVCSDEGLFQLFNCPIVSYPKSFISNIWTLVEDDRGDTYAGAYMNGLYKIDLDKAKYTKIQTPLNNGVPITSFYFSACKDDRNRLFFPSQDGVVMLEDGKTKLITNNVSVTTAYDSKNKIVYVGARHSFGMIDENLNVNYFIDSTKKLIPTRSSSFAIEKNGNVWMGSLKNLLYYDKNENKLTNSDSIFNNILRGIVIILHIDAYDNLWIGTTKGLYHFDKATQTARSVGSDIFSSYIVSINDYNNEYIIVGTSHELFFIDFKKFYNEKALYYKMYNHRNGYEGQEIAAGGLFIKGSNMYVPCVNGIFKVDLDAISSDYGKQNLFITDINGKSVGYSSNNKPLCFKVDKNVNNVSINFELVGFSSTTQRQYSYILEGHDEKWSRYDKQGRAIYSNLKSGKYVYKIRAKRGSNLLDDEDIIQEIPIVVELSFWKEPYFYKVAFIILSVLLLVIAFVTYYYLKNKLKNIENKRKIKFQEVAILQTNLNSHFVFNSLTSIQNFINANDKLQANNYLVKFSRLIRKSMEASIKNTKILIGDGYNNNVSVQEEIGMLTLYVQLAKMDYPDEKITFDIKVQNPQILEKYIPPFFIQPFVENSVMHGLIPKEGNGNMSVEFSEENDVIVCKITDDGIGRKKSEERKKKRIATHKSRGMQLVNKRAEVLRELGYDISINISDNPIGGTIVEIKFKLENYY, encoded by the coding sequence ATGAGCTTATATTTTCGGATTACATTAATTGCTATTTTAATTTTATGCCGTTTTGACTATGCCTTGTTTGCTAATATCCCCTATAAGCAATATACAACAAATCACGGTTTGCCGCACGTACAAGTTCAAAGAGTATTTCAAGACTCGAAAGGTTATATTTGGGTTGGTACAAAAGGCGGATTGGCTAAGTTTAACGGCGATAGTTTTGAGACTATTATAAATTTAGAATACGTCGATTTTATCGGCGAGACCAACGATGGTACAGTTGTTATTTACACAAAAGACGGAGTTTACACTTATAAAAACTTTGAACTTAAGAAAATTTTAGGCAGAAACATTAGAGAAGATATTTTAGTTGCTGATAAAAGTTTTTTTCTTTATGGTAGCGGATACATTTTCGAATATAATTTAGATGGAATTATCATCAACAAGTTTAGCACCGAAAACCAATCTATTAAGTTTGATTATATTGTGTACAACAGAGTTTCAAGGGAAATTTTATTTGTTTCCGATGGATGCTTATATTCGTATTGTCAAGATAAGTTAAAATTGTTGGATGGCACAAACGGATTCAAAATAGTTGATATTGGTAGTTGGGGCAACGAACTTTTTTATTCACATGTCAGATTATCTGATAGAGAATTTGAAATACGCGATATTTATTCGGGTGTAACATATTTAAAGTACATTAAAGATGGCAGTAGCGTTGTTGTAGAAAAAGTCAATAATTTTCCCGTCGAAAAACTTTTGATTAGTATTCCCCGTATGTTTAGTTGTAATATTTTAGTTTATGATTACGGCAACGACATAAAATATATTGAACGGCTATTAAACTTGGAATATACTTTCGAATCGATTTTAGATTTAGATGGAAACATTTGGGTTTGTTCCGACGAAGGTTTGTTTCAGTTGTTTAATTGTCCTATAGTTTCGTATCCTAAAAGTTTTATTAGTAATATTTGGACTTTAGTTGAAGACGACCGTGGAGATACTTATGCCGGAGCATATATGAACGGTTTGTACAAAATTGACCTTGATAAAGCTAAGTACACCAAAATACAAACTCCGCTGAACAATGGCGTACCAATAACTTCGTTTTATTTTTCTGCATGCAAAGACGACAGAAATCGCTTGTTTTTTCCTTCGCAAGATGGTGTTGTAATGTTAGAAGATGGGAAAACAAAACTTATTACAAATAATGTTAGCGTAACTACTGCCTACGATAGTAAAAATAAGATAGTGTATGTGGGTGCCAGACATAGCTTCGGAATGATTGATGAAAATCTTAATGTCAATTATTTTATCGACAGCACTAAAAAGTTAATACCTACACGTTCTTCATCTTTTGCCATCGAAAAAAACGGCAACGTATGGATGGGGTCTCTGAAAAACCTACTTTATTATGATAAAAATGAAAATAAGCTAACAAATTCGGATTCCATTTTTAACAACATTTTAAGGGGTATAGTTATTATTTTGCACATCGATGCGTATGATAACTTGTGGATTGGAACAACAAAAGGTTTATACCATTTTGATAAAGCTACACAAACTGCTCGTAGCGTCGGAAGTGATATTTTCAGTTCCTATATTGTAAGCATAAATGATTACAACAACGAGTACATTATAGTTGGCACGTCGCACGAACTTTTTTTCATTGATTTTAAAAAATTTTACAACGAAAAAGCGCTTTATTATAAAATGTACAACCATCGCAATGGCTACGAAGGACAAGAAATTGCAGCTGGAGGATTATTTATAAAAGGCTCCAACATGTATGTGCCTTGTGTTAATGGTATCTTCAAAGTCGATTTGGACGCCATTTCATCAGATTACGGCAAACAAAATTTGTTTATAACTGATATTAACGGCAAGAGCGTAGGTTATTCGAGTAACAACAAACCTTTATGCTTTAAGGTTGATAAAAATGTAAATAATGTTTCGATAAATTTTGAATTGGTAGGATTTTCTTCAACAACACAGCGACAATATTCGTATATTTTAGAAGGACACGACGAAAAGTGGAGCAGATATGATAAACAGGGCAGGGCAATATATTCCAATTTAAAATCGGGAAAATATGTTTATAAAATCAGAGCTAAGCGTGGTAGTAATTTGCTTGACGACGAGGACATTATACAGGAAATACCTATTGTTGTCGAGCTGTCTTTTTGGAAAGAACCTTATTTTTATAAAGTTGCTTTTATAATTCTTTCAGTATTACTGTTGGTGATTGCTTTTGTAACGTATTATTATTTAAAAAACAAACTTAAAAACATAGAAAACAAAAGAAAAATAAAATTTCAGGAAGTTGCTATTTTGCAGACCAACCTAAACTCTCATTTTGTTTTTAACTCATTAACATCAATTCAAAACTTCATCAACGCCAACGATAAATTACAAGCAAATAACTACTTGGTTAAATTTTCTCGTCTTATACGTAAAAGTATGGAGGCATCTATAAAAAACACAAAAATATTAATAGGAGACGGCTATAACAATAATGTTTCGGTGCAAGAAGAAATAGGTATGCTTACATTGTACGTTCAGTTGGCAAAAATGGATTATCCCGACGAAAAAATAACCTTCGATATTAAAGTTCAAAATCCGCAAATATTAGAAAAATATATACCGCCATTTTTTATTCAACCTTTTGTTGAAAATTCCGTAATGCATGGCTTAATTCCTAAAGAAGGAAATGGTAATATGAGTGTTGAATTTTCAGAAGAAAACGATGTAATTGTGTGCAAAATAACCGACGACGGTATTGGTAGAAAAAAATCGGAAGAAAGGAAAAAGAAGAGAATTGCAACGCACAAGTCCAGGGGAATGCAGTTGGTTAATAAGCGTGCCGAAGTTCTTAGAGAATTAGGATATGATATTTCTATAAATATATCGGATAACCCTATAGGGGGAACAATAGTTGAAATTAAATTTAAACTTGAAAATTACTATTAA
- a CDS encoding Glu/Leu/Phe/Val dehydrogenase, whose translation MKEPERLIEVSIPVKMDDGSIKVFKGFRASHNTAIGPAKGGIRFHPDVNADEVKALSVWMTFKCGIIGVPYGGGKGGVICNPLELSKRELEQLARGYVRGVHKYIGEKLDIPAPDVNTNAQIMAWMTDEYIKLNGDQHTLGVLTGKPVPFGGSEGRNAATGYGIYIVAREAAKKLNIDIKKARVAVQGFGNAGRFTVKNLCQQGCKPIAIAEWEPKNGPYAIYKEDGLDYNEMVDYVSEHKNLLGFPGSKTITTDEFWRLQLDILIPAALENAINEDVAKIVNTKLVCEAANGPTTPGGDEVLKQRNIIVTPDIVTNAGGVLVSYYEWVQNLQGFYWTEKEVEEKQEAGMIRAFNAIWDLAQEYKVTIREAAYMISVKKIAEVMKLRGWY comes from the coding sequence TTGAAAGAACCAGAAAGACTTATTGAAGTAAGTATTCCTGTTAAGATGGATGACGGCTCAATAAAAGTTTTTAAAGGCTTTAGGGCTTCACACAACACTGCAATAGGACCTGCAAAAGGAGGCATCCGTTTTCATCCGGATGTAAATGCTGATGAGGTAAAAGCTTTATCCGTATGGATGACTTTCAAATGCGGCATCATCGGAGTTCCTTACGGTGGTGGTAAAGGAGGAGTTATATGTAACCCGTTAGAATTGTCGAAAAGAGAATTAGAGCAACTTGCAAGAGGTTATGTTAGAGGAGTTCACAAGTATATTGGCGAAAAATTAGATATACCTGCACCTGACGTTAACACCAATGCTCAAATTATGGCTTGGATGACCGACGAGTACATTAAACTTAACGGCGACCAACACACTCTTGGAGTATTGACAGGAAAACCTGTTCCTTTTGGTGGTTCCGAAGGTAGAAACGCTGCAACAGGCTACGGAATTTACATTGTTGCTCGCGAAGCTGCAAAAAAATTGAACATCGATATTAAAAAAGCTAGAGTGGCAGTTCAAGGTTTTGGTAATGCAGGACGTTTCACAGTTAAAAATCTTTGCCAACAAGGTTGTAAACCTATCGCTATTGCAGAATGGGAACCCAAAAACGGACCTTATGCAATATATAAGGAAGACGGCTTAGATTACAACGAAATGGTTGATTATGTCAGCGAACATAAAAACCTATTAGGCTTCCCAGGTTCCAAAACAATCACAACAGACGAGTTCTGGAGATTGCAATTAGATATTTTAATTCCTGCAGCTCTTGAAAATGCAATTAACGAAGATGTTGCGAAAATAGTTAACACAAAACTTGTTTGCGAAGCTGCTAACGGACCTACCACACCTGGTGGAGACGAAGTTCTAAAACAACGTAATATTATCGTTACTCCCGATATCGTTACCAATGCTGGCGGTGTTCTTGTTTCGTACTACGAATGGGTACAAAACCTACAAGGATTCTACTGGACAGAAAAAGAAGTAGAAGAAAAACAAGAAGCCGGTATGATTAGAGCATTTAACGCTATTTGGGATCTTGCTCAAGAATACAAAGTAACAATTAGAGAAGCCGCTTACATGATTTCAGTTAAAAAAATTGCTGAAGTTATGAAGCTAAGAGGCTGGTACTAA